The sequence below is a genomic window from Desulfovibrio sp. Fe33.
TGAAGTCCAGGAGCATCTCGGCGCCGAATCGGCCCGTGGCGAAGCCGCCCGGGGCGAGCTTGCGTGCGTCTTCGGTAAACCTGTCGAACAGGGATTCCGCGACGTAGGGATGGCAGGCGTCGGAGAAGGACGGGCGGCGTCCCTTGCGGCAGTCCGCGTAGAGCGTGAATTGCGAGATGAGCATGAGGTCGCCCTTGATGTCGTTCAGGGAGAGGTCGAACTTGCCGCTTTCGTCCGGGAAGACGCGCATGTTGAACAGCTTGTCCAGTATCTTGCGCCATGCGGGGGTGTCGGGAAAATCCGCCTTGTCCGTGCCGCCGAATCCGACGAGCGCGAGCAGGCCGGTGCCTATCTCCCCGACCGTCGCGCCCTGCACGGTGACTTTGGCGTCCGAAACCCGCTGGATGACGATGCGCACGGCTAGCCTTCCCCGCCCGGGGCCGGAGCGGGTTGCTCCATGCCTCGGTCCGGGACGGTCCGTTCCACAGGGGGCAGCGGGCAACTGGACTGGCCCAGGGGCGCGCAGCCGCGATACATGGTGCCGAACACGAAGAAGCAGACAAAGGCCAGGAAGGCGATGCCGCCCAGGATTCGTTTGGGATTGGATCGGCTATCCTTGGGGATGAGCAGAAGAGTCATGAGCTTCCCGTAGGACATTCCGTTGATTTCGCCGCGTTTTTCGTCGGGTTCGCTCGCCATTATTCTTCCCAGT
It includes:
- the dtd gene encoding D-aminoacyl-tRNA deacylase; amino-acid sequence: MRIVIQRVSDAKVTVQGATVGEIGTGLLALVGFGGTDKADFPDTPAWRKILDKLFNMRVFPDESGKFDLSLNDIKGDLMLISQFTLYADCRKGRRPSFSDACHPYVAESLFDRFTEDARKLAPGGFATGRFGAEMLLDFTNWGPVTIILDSDEF